The following coding sequences are from one Rhodospirillales bacterium window:
- the htpG gene encoding molecular chaperone HtpG: MAAASKEASPAERHQFEAEVGQLLDLMVNALYSQRDVFLRELVSNAADAADRLRYAALAKPELLGDSPDPQILLSVDPKSRVLEIEDNGIGMSKAALAKDLGTIARSGTRAFVERMKKSDDGKQKPDLSLIGQFGVGFYSAFMVAERVEVESVAAGTTKGWVWSSDGRGTYEIARAQRSRRGTCVRLHLRKDAKEYLEEARLRHVVRTWSDHVSVPIELRIGKDQQPQVINTAAALWTRPKKEITSEQYVSFYRDVGHCFDEPWITLHNRAEGKLSYVTLLFIPTEQPLDLYDPERRRQLRLFVKRVFITDRTDALIPPWLRFVRGVVDSEDLSLNVSREMLQQDPHVARLRQSITRRVLNALKNKAEKEPEAYARFWKIFGPVLKEGVYDDDEWRDRLLALLRFRSAGGQASDELVSLPGYVDRMKEGQEEIYYISGEDPDQLAESPQIEGFRARGLEVLLLSDTVDDFWVPRVGEYQGKVLRSVTKGGIDLSRFEPQEPEAASGETSDVDVGQLISRFKTVLGGAVADVVRSDQLTESPAVLVAPKDGMDLQVEKLLQRHGQLQELSRKVLEINPANELIRAMGREDVNDQEFDDAAHVLLDHARLVAGEPVSDLAKFGRRTNRLISRGFG, from the coding sequence ATGGCCGCAGCCAGCAAGGAAGCGTCGCCGGCAGAGCGGCACCAATTTGAGGCAGAGGTCGGGCAGCTTCTCGACCTGATGGTCAACGCGCTGTATAGCCAGCGCGACGTGTTCTTGCGGGAACTCGTATCAAACGCGGCCGACGCAGCTGACCGGCTCCGCTACGCGGCTCTGGCCAAACCGGAACTCCTCGGTGACAGCCCCGATCCGCAGATCTTGCTGTCGGTCGATCCCAAGTCCAGGGTCCTTGAAATCGAGGACAACGGCATCGGGATGTCAAAGGCGGCCCTCGCCAAGGATCTCGGCACCATCGCTCGATCCGGAACCCGGGCCTTCGTGGAGCGGATGAAGAAGTCGGACGACGGCAAGCAGAAACCCGATCTCAGCCTGATCGGGCAATTCGGAGTCGGCTTCTATTCGGCGTTCATGGTGGCTGAGCGAGTGGAAGTGGAAAGCGTCGCGGCCGGCACCACAAAGGGCTGGGTGTGGTCCTCCGATGGCCGCGGTACCTATGAGATCGCGCGAGCCCAGCGGTCCCGGCGAGGGACCTGCGTGCGGTTGCACCTGCGGAAGGACGCCAAGGAATACCTGGAAGAGGCCCGGTTGCGACACGTCGTGCGCACTTGGTCGGACCACGTGTCCGTACCGATCGAACTCCGGATTGGCAAGGATCAGCAGCCACAGGTCATCAACACTGCTGCGGCACTGTGGACCCGGCCGAAGAAGGAAATCACGTCCGAGCAATACGTTTCCTTCTACCGCGATGTCGGACACTGCTTCGATGAGCCCTGGATCACGCTTCACAACCGAGCGGAAGGCAAGCTCTCGTACGTCACGCTTCTGTTCATTCCGACCGAGCAACCACTGGATCTGTACGACCCCGAACGGCGCCGGCAGCTGCGTCTCTTCGTCAAGCGGGTGTTCATCACCGACCGGACAGATGCCCTCATTCCGCCCTGGCTGCGGTTCGTCAGAGGGGTCGTCGATTCAGAGGACCTGTCCCTCAACGTCAGTCGGGAAATGCTGCAGCAGGATCCTCATGTCGCTCGCCTGCGTCAAAGCATCACCCGGCGCGTGCTCAATGCGCTGAAGAACAAGGCGGAGAAGGAGCCGGAGGCGTACGCACGGTTTTGGAAGATCTTCGGCCCGGTACTCAAGGAAGGCGTCTACGACGACGACGAGTGGCGAGACAGGCTGCTGGCGCTGCTTCGGTTCCGCTCCGCGGGTGGACAGGCGTCCGACGAACTGGTCAGCCTCCCAGGGTACGTGGACCGGATGAAGGAGGGGCAGGAAGAGATCTACTACATCTCGGGAGAGGACCCGGATCAGCTTGCCGAGAGTCCGCAGATCGAGGGTTTCCGGGCCCGCGGCCTTGAGGTGCTGCTGCTGTCGGACACGGTCGACGACTTCTGGGTGCCACGGGTCGGAGAGTACCAGGGGAAAGTACTGCGATCCGTGACCAAGGGCGGTATCGACCTGTCCCGCTTTGAACCGCAAGAGCCGGAGGCGGCCTCCGGGGAAACCTCCGATGTGGACGTGGGACAGCTGATCTCGCGGTTCAAAACGGTCCTAGGCGGGGCGGTGGCCGATGTGGTGCGGTCGGATCAGCTGACCGAGTCGCCCGCCGTGCTGGTCGCACCCAAGGACGGCATGGACCTTCAGGTGGAAAAGTTGCTGCAGCGACACGGTCAGCTGCAGGAGCTGTCCCGGAAAGTCCTGGAAATCAATCCGGCGAACGAACTGATCCGCGCCATGGGGCGTGAGGATGTCAACGACCAGGAGTTCGACGACGCAGCGCATGTGCTGCTCGACCACGCGCGGTTGGTGGCCGGCGAGCCCGTATCCGATCTGGCGAAGTTCGGGAGGAGGACGAACCGGCTGATCAGCCGCGGGTTTGGTTGA
- a CDS encoding DUF1223 domain-containing protein, with translation MSPYNRRMKRFRAYGAAAVAAGILFAPIVGQAGERAVVVELFTSEGCSSCPPAHAVIGRIARNPDILALSFHVDYWDYIGWKDSFAAPWATRRQKAYASRLSSGRVYTPQMVISGKVDVVGSRAPQVMRELQRALETAPPTPLLRIVETEGESEILTNRHDTPAEIYLIRFDPVRETRVLRGENMGRHLLTFNVVRTYRKIIDWDGSAQRIPLPRDLDDHPGQIMAVIAQRHGQGEVLGAAVVD, from the coding sequence GTGTCACCCTATAACCGACGAATGAAACGCTTCCGGGCATACGGCGCTGCGGCCGTCGCGGCGGGGATTCTGTTCGCTCCGATCGTCGGGCAGGCGGGTGAGCGCGCCGTCGTCGTTGAGCTGTTTACGTCGGAAGGCTGCTCCTCCTGCCCGCCCGCGCACGCGGTGATCGGCCGGATCGCACGCAACCCCGACATCCTGGCGCTGTCGTTTCACGTCGACTACTGGGATTACATCGGCTGGAAGGACAGTTTTGCCGCTCCTTGGGCCACCCGACGGCAGAAAGCGTACGCGTCGCGGCTTTCCAGTGGACGGGTCTATACCCCGCAAATGGTGATCTCCGGCAAGGTCGATGTGGTCGGTTCTCGCGCGCCACAGGTGATGCGGGAATTGCAGCGCGCGCTCGAGACAGCACCGCCCACACCGCTCTTGCGAATCGTCGAGACTGAAGGCGAAAGCGAGATCCTCACCAACCGGCACGATACGCCCGCCGAGATCTACCTGATTCGATTCGACCCCGTGCGTGAAACCCGCGTCCTTCGAGGCGAGAACATGGGACGCCATCTCCTGACGTTCAACGTGGTGCGAACGTACCGGAAAATCATCGACTGGGACGGCAGCGCCCAGCGCATACCGCTACCGCGGGATCTCGACGATCACCCGGGCCAGATCATGGCTGTAATCGCCCAGCGCCACGGGCAGGGAGAGGTGCTGGGCGCCGCGGTCGTAGACTAG